The following coding sequences are from one Dermacentor silvarum isolate Dsil-2018 chromosome 4, BIME_Dsil_1.4, whole genome shotgun sequence window:
- the LOC119448307 gene encoding sulfotransferase 4A1 yields the protein MVYLVVSDPANFKPSLPLRLIVSHYPLRNELMSGEAKYIYLTRNPWDVCVSYYHMVTALSTYRFQGGTFDDFVDAFLSEDGAGNGNYFDHVVSGYDLKDMPNVFFISYENLTADTRGTVLKLACFLGDCYALELERDNRLLNKLLERCSADHMKDTMVSDLWTNSNPGIDKMLRRLDLNCNDGRHEDGKKYCFVREAKVGGWKRYFSRVQLRRLEEAIKKVEEISPVMELWSDIREVATAASTDE from the coding sequence ATGGTGTATCTGGTAGTGTCAGACCCTGCCAACTTCAAACCAAGCCTGCCGCTGCGTCTGATCGTATCCCACTATCCCTTAAGAAATGAGTTAATGAGTGGCGAGGCAAAGTACATCTACCTGACCCGGAACCCGTGGGATGTCTGCGTGTCATACTACCACATGGTGACCGCTCTCAGCACCTACCGCTTCCAAGGTGGCACATTCGACGACTTTGTCGATGCTTTTCTGAGCGAAGACGGCGCAGGTAACGGGAACTACTTCGATCACGTGGTTTCCGGATATGACCTCAAGGACATGCCCAACGTGTTTTTCATAAGCTATGAGAACTTGACGGCAGACACGCGAGGCACTGTTCTGAAGCTTGCGTGCTTCTTGGGAGACTGTTACGCATTAGAATTGGAAAGAGATAATCGGCTGCTGAATAAGCTGCTTGAACGATGCTCGGCGGATCACATGAAAGACACCATGGTTTCAGACCTCTGGACCAATTCAAATCCTGGTATCGACAAAATGCTGCGCCGCCTTGACCTGAATTGCAACGATGGACGCCACGAAGACGGCAAGAAGTACTGCTTCGTAAGGGAAGCCAAGGTGGGTGGGTGGAAGAGGTACTTTTCACGGGTACAGCTgcggcgcttggaagaagcgatAAAGAAGGTAGAAGAAATATCGCCGGTGATGGAGCTTTGGAGCGATATACGTGAAGTGGCCACTGCGGCGTCAACTGACGAATAA